A part of Phoenix dactylifera cultivar Barhee BC4 chromosome 2, palm_55x_up_171113_PBpolish2nd_filt_p, whole genome shotgun sequence genomic DNA contains:
- the LOC103713601 gene encoding GTP-binding protein YPTM2, with the protein MNPEYDYLFKLLLIGDSGVGKSCLLLRFADDSYLESYISTIGVDFKIRTVEQDGKTIKLQIWDTAGQERFRTITSSYYRGAHGIIVVYDVTDQESFNNVKQWLNEIDRYASENVNKLLVGNKCDLTANKVVSYETAKAFADEIGIPFMETSAKNATNVEQAFMAMAAEIKNRMASQPANNNARPPTVQIRGQPVNQKTSCCSS; encoded by the exons ATGAATCCGGAGTA tgACTATTTGTTCAAACTTTTGCTTATTGGAGATTCAGGTGTTGGCAAATCATGTCTCCTACTAAGATTTGCG GATGATTCATACTTGGAGAGTTACATCAGCACCATTGGAGTTGATTTT AAAATACGCACTGTTGAGCAGGATGGGAAGACTATTAAACTTCAAATT TGGGATACTGCTGGCCAAGAACGTTTCAGGACAATTACCAGTAGCTACTATCGAGGTGCTCATGGTATTATT GTGGTTTATGATGTGACAGACCAGGAGAGCTTTAATAATGTAAAGCAATGGTTAAACGAGATTGACCGTTATGCAAGTGAAAATGTGAACAAACTTCTGGTTGGGAACAAGTGTGATCTTACTGCAAACAAAGTTGTCTCTTATGAGACAGCTAAG gcattTGCTGATGAAATCGGTATCCCATTCATGGAGACTAGTGCAAAAAATGCCACTAATGTAGAACAGGCCTTCATGGCCATGGCTGCTGAGATCAAGAACAG GATGGCCAGCCAACCAGCAAATAACAATGCCAGGCCACCAACAGTTCAAATCCGCGGGCAGCCTGTCAATCAGAAGACATCTTGCTGCTCTTCTTAA
- the LOC103713600 gene encoding RGG repeats nuclear RNA binding protein A isoform X1, whose product MAAATANPFDLLGDYDHDDPSTLIAAQQKKAAAAAPPRAKKALPPAQPSTNSLAKLPSKPLPPAEAAREARRGRGGSRAGGGRGSGRGRGGFNGRDNYGSDENGVLENGFRRRFGASEDGEVEKPSGGGSRNTYRGARGGRPRGYLDGEPEEGEWPARRQFDRHSGTGRGSGIKREGSGRGNWGTPTDQGQVKKPEEFINSVNMYAKFEEKPVGEEDGVAVDKENAPGETKEKEPEDKEMTLDEYEKLLEEKRKALQALQKIEERKVDVDKEFEFMQQLSAKKNNDDVFIKLGSERESARRRDAADREDSARRPAIINTFLRPAEEARHYNPGGRGRGRGGRGARGGFGRTGTMNTPPPSIEDPGHFPTLGGN is encoded by the exons ATGGCGGCGGCGACGGCGAACCCCTTCGATCTCCTCGGCGACTATGACCATGACGACCCCTCCACCCTTATCGCCGCGCAGCAGAagaaggcggcggcggcggcgcctcCTCGGGCCAAGAAGGCTCTACCCCCCGCCCAGCCCTCCACCAACTCGCTGGCCAAGCTGCCCTCCAAACCCCTTCCCCCAGCTGAAGCAG CGAGGGAGGCGAGAAGAGGACGGGGAGGTAGCCGGGCCGGTGGCGGCCGTGGATCTGGCCGTGGACGCGGCGGATTCAACGGTCGGGATAATTACGGGAGCGATGAGAACGGGGTGCTCGAGAATGGGTTCCGGAGGCGGTTCGGGGCGTCAGAGGATGGAGAGGTGGAGAAGCCTTCGGGTGGCGGTTCTCGTAATACTTATCGCGGTGCCCGAGGGGGCCGTCCCCGGGGTTACCTTGATGGTGAGCCAGAGGAGGGTGAATGGCCTGCCAGGAGGCAGTTCGATCGTCACAGTGGTACTGGACGTGG TAGTGGGATCAAGCGCGAGGGCTCTGGCCGTGGGAACTGGGGGACTCCGACCGACCAAGGACAAGTGAA AAAACCAGAGGAGTTCATAAATTCAGTTAATatgtatgcaaaatttgaagagAAGCCTGTAGGAGAGGAGGATGGTGTGGCGGTTGACAAGGAGAATGCACCGGGAGAGACTAAAGAGAAAGAGCCTGAAGATAAG GAGATGACTCTCGATGAGTATGAGAAATTactagaagaaaagagaaaagcacTTCAGGCACTACAAAAAATAGAGGAAAGGAAGGTGGATGTCGACAAGGAGTTTGAATTCATGCAGCAACTCTCTGCCAAGAAAAACAACGATGATGTCTTTATAAAACTG GGTTCGGAACGGGAATCAGCCAGGAGAAGAGATGCTGCTGACAGGGAAGATTCAGCCAGGAGG CCTGCGATCATCAATACCTTTCTGAGACCTGCGGAAGAAGCGAGGCACTATAATCCTGGAGGTCGAGGTCGTGGGCGTGGTGGTCGAGGTGCTAGAGGTGGATTTGGCAGAACCGGCACAATGAACACTCCACCTCCTTCCATTGAAGACCCTGGGCATTTTCCAACGTTGGGCGGCAATTGA
- the LOC103713600 gene encoding RGG repeats nuclear RNA binding protein A isoform X2, with the protein MAAATANPFDLLGDYDHDDPSTLIAAQQKKAAAAAPPRAKKALPPAQPSTNSLAKLPSKPLPPAEAAREARRGRGGSRAGGGRGSGRGRGGFNGRDNYGSDENGVLENGFRRRFGASEDGEVEKPSGGGSRNTYRGARGGRPRGYLDGEPEEGEWPARRQFDRHSGTGRGGIKREGSGRGNWGTPTDQGQVKKPEEFINSVNMYAKFEEKPVGEEDGVAVDKENAPGETKEKEPEDKEMTLDEYEKLLEEKRKALQALQKIEERKVDVDKEFEFMQQLSAKKNNDDVFIKLGSERESARRRDAADREDSARRPAIINTFLRPAEEARHYNPGGRGRGRGGRGARGGFGRTGTMNTPPPSIEDPGHFPTLGGN; encoded by the exons ATGGCGGCGGCGACGGCGAACCCCTTCGATCTCCTCGGCGACTATGACCATGACGACCCCTCCACCCTTATCGCCGCGCAGCAGAagaaggcggcggcggcggcgcctcCTCGGGCCAAGAAGGCTCTACCCCCCGCCCAGCCCTCCACCAACTCGCTGGCCAAGCTGCCCTCCAAACCCCTTCCCCCAGCTGAAGCAG CGAGGGAGGCGAGAAGAGGACGGGGAGGTAGCCGGGCCGGTGGCGGCCGTGGATCTGGCCGTGGACGCGGCGGATTCAACGGTCGGGATAATTACGGGAGCGATGAGAACGGGGTGCTCGAGAATGGGTTCCGGAGGCGGTTCGGGGCGTCAGAGGATGGAGAGGTGGAGAAGCCTTCGGGTGGCGGTTCTCGTAATACTTATCGCGGTGCCCGAGGGGGCCGTCCCCGGGGTTACCTTGATGGTGAGCCAGAGGAGGGTGAATGGCCTGCCAGGAGGCAGTTCGATCGTCACAGTGGTACTGGACGTGG TGGGATCAAGCGCGAGGGCTCTGGCCGTGGGAACTGGGGGACTCCGACCGACCAAGGACAAGTGAA AAAACCAGAGGAGTTCATAAATTCAGTTAATatgtatgcaaaatttgaagagAAGCCTGTAGGAGAGGAGGATGGTGTGGCGGTTGACAAGGAGAATGCACCGGGAGAGACTAAAGAGAAAGAGCCTGAAGATAAG GAGATGACTCTCGATGAGTATGAGAAATTactagaagaaaagagaaaagcacTTCAGGCACTACAAAAAATAGAGGAAAGGAAGGTGGATGTCGACAAGGAGTTTGAATTCATGCAGCAACTCTCTGCCAAGAAAAACAACGATGATGTCTTTATAAAACTG GGTTCGGAACGGGAATCAGCCAGGAGAAGAGATGCTGCTGACAGGGAAGATTCAGCCAGGAGG CCTGCGATCATCAATACCTTTCTGAGACCTGCGGAAGAAGCGAGGCACTATAATCCTGGAGGTCGAGGTCGTGGGCGTGGTGGTCGAGGTGCTAGAGGTGGATTTGGCAGAACCGGCACAATGAACACTCCACCTCCTTCCATTGAAGACCCTGGGCATTTTCCAACGTTGGGCGGCAATTGA